gtccatacagaaatggtttgtcgagatcggtgtggaagaacttgactggcctgcagagaaccctgacctcaatcccatcgaacacctgcgagccaggcccaatcgactgcgagccaggcctaatcgctcaacagtgcctgacctcactaatgctcttgtggctgaatgggagcaagtccctgcagcaatgttccaacatctagtggaaagtcttcccagaagagaggaggctgttaaagcagcaaagggaggaccaagtccatgttaatgcacatgattttggaatgagatatttgaacagcaggtgtccacatacttttggtcatgtagtgtagctacCAGTGTCTTCCAAACTCAGAGGAAGGACAAGGCAGAGTTTTTTGTCCCAGTTATATATCTATTTGTTTTATTGAACTTTGATGGCTTTGATGGCTTGACAGATAAAATGTGTTAAAGAATCCATCTACGGTGGCCTAATGAGGTCAAGTCTGCCCTCTCATATACACAACATTGATGGGTAGATGGAACTAATACCATGAGGTTTACTCTGCTGGTATTATTGATGTCCACTAGGTGGTGCAATGTCCCGTGGTTTCTGTACAAGGTCAAGAACTGATGTAACTCAGTGACACAATGAGATGATGCAGTTCAGAGGCAGTTATTTTCAGTTATTTTGGTCTAATGTCTGGAGAAGCGCTTCCTGTTTCAACTTGGAGATGTTCTGCTGGTGCTGGTTCTTCTCAGTGAAGtagactgtctgtatctctggAGAGTGATGTGGTTCTGGACAGGAGAGTGGTGTGGTTCTGGTCAGGAGAGTGCTGTGGTTCTGGACAGGAGAGTGGTGTGGTTCTGGTCAGGAGAGTGCTGTGGTTCTGGTCAGGAGAGTGCTGTGGTTCTGGTCAGGAGAGTGCTGTGGTTCTGGTCAGGAGAGTGGTGTGGTTCTGGACAGGAGAGTGGTGTGGTTCTGGACAGGAGAGGGGTGTGGTTCTGGTCAGGAGAGTGTCGTGGTTCTGGACAGGAGAGGGCTGTGGTTCTGGTAAGGAGATGCTGTGGTTCTTCTCTCCCTGGTGAGGTCTTCACTGAGTTGTAAACTCTTGGAACAATGACCTGTTTGGATATGAAACATTACAACATTTAAATGATTGTTATTTAAAACTAGTGTCTAGTATAATGCAGAGATGAATGAATGACAGAGCAGGTACCTCTTCTAGTGGACTTTGTTCTTTAGGGATTTTCTGTCTTCTGGTATGTTTGATGTATCCAACACCAAGTAACACAGCAACTAGGAGTAATATACCAGTACCAGTAACACAACCCACAATGGTGCCAACTGGTAACACTGAGGCTTTCACATTACCACTAcctgagttcacacacacacacacacagacacacacacacacacacacacacacacacacacacacacacagattaagaACAGTGTTCATACAATGATAGTTTCAGGCAGAATTATTCCAATCTTAACTAGAGAAGAATGACAATAATGATGTCAAAACTTTGACCTAACTTGAATTCACATGATATTATTAGTAGGTTATTAAACAGTGATAGAGGTACACAGTGAAGGTGGAGGCTAAATGGTACTTACAGTCCTCCAAGGGTTGAGAGATGGTCTGTGTGCTGATGTGGTTGCTGCTGGTGCATTGGATCCTTCCAGTCAATACGGAGATGGTCATGTTACCACAGGTTAGTGACGGAGACTGTTGTGACAGTGTACACTGACCGCTGTCACAGACAGACAACATCCAGCCATCTTTAACTGAACAGTTCACTGTGACATCACAGCAACCCACACTTGTGTTGAAGAGAGATGTGAC
The genomic region above belongs to Oncorhynchus nerka isolate Pitt River linkage group LG18, Oner_Uvic_2.0, whole genome shotgun sequence and contains:
- the LOC135561577 gene encoding uncharacterized protein LOC135561577; protein product: MNILGFLLILWLCITIGIRAEPSVDQYGLKGDSICLVVAEPPEMINGLQWRKDNDVIFGDQEISPKYKEKVDYNNDNHSLCIKNLMETDSGIYMVNYRKHWKQSTTTYRLLVEDHVPKPVMDVTSLFNTSVGCCDVTVNCSVKDGWMLSVCDSGQCTLSQQSPSLTCGNMTISVLTGRIQCTSSNHISTQTISQPLEDCSGNVKASVLPVGTIVGCVTGTGILLLVAVLLGVGYIKHTRRQKIPKEQSPLEEVIVPRVYNSVKTSPGREEPQHLLTRTTALSCPEPRHSPDQNHTPLLSRTTPLSCPEPHHSPDQNHSTLLTRTTALS